From the Candidatus Omnitrophota bacterium genome, one window contains:
- a CDS encoding helix-turn-helix transcriptional regulator: MEKEELKERLAVRIRELRQKYGFTQEELAERADLEYKHIQRLESKRPCDAKLSTLYKLADAFKIPLNKLLDL; this comes from the coding sequence ATGGAAAAAGAAGAGTTAAAAGAAAGGCTGGCTGTCCGGATCCGCGAACTGCGGCAGAAGTACGGTTTTACCCAGGAAGAGCTTGCCGAGCGCGCGGACCTGGAATACAAACATATCCAGCGTTTGGAGAGCAAACGGCCCTGCGACGCCAAACTTTCCACATTATATAAACTCGCCGACGCTTTTAAAATCCCCCTGAACAAGCTTCTCGACCTCTAA
- a CDS encoding family 10 glycosylhydrolase, which translates to MKRKIAFFFLCLLFILPAGIKADEPLRRALFVTVLQEPAVLSQRPAILELVDCAKKSRVEILYIQVYRANKAWFPSKHADDSPYADCVDSVGDDPLDLLISRAHTEGIKVYAWLNLLSLSANKNAPMLEKYGNGILTRNIKPKKKLEDYKIDNQYFLEPGDLRVRSELVNIVGEVLGGYPGLDGIIFDYIRYPDKNPAYGYTRMNIDRFKNTTGEKTVVEGSAAWNDWKRMQVTGLLKRLVKESRRLRPDIRVEATGCAPYSRAYLEAFQDWPSWLENKVVDSVTVMTYARTSAEFEKVVLDAKKRVKDFKKTNIAVGAYALGNSPDIFFEQLRICSEAKPYACAILHYGSLLENPGLNGLLTGDVKTP; encoded by the coding sequence ATGAAAAGAAAGATAGCGTTTTTCTTTTTATGCCTGTTGTTTATTCTTCCTGCGGGCATAAAGGCGGATGAGCCCTTGCGCAGGGCTCTTTTTGTCACAGTGCTCCAGGAGCCGGCTGTGCTTTCCCAGCGCCCGGCGATCCTTGAACTGGTCGATTGCGCAAAAAAATCCCGCGTTGAGATACTTTATATCCAGGTTTACCGGGCGAATAAGGCCTGGTTCCCTTCAAAACACGCCGATGATTCCCCGTACGCGGACTGCGTTGATTCCGTAGGCGATGACCCTTTGGATCTTTTAATAAGCCGCGCTCATACCGAGGGGATAAAGGTGTATGCCTGGCTTAACCTGCTGAGTTTGAGCGCGAATAAGAACGCGCCGATGCTGGAAAAATACGGCAACGGCATACTCACCCGCAATATTAAGCCAAAGAAGAAACTTGAGGATTATAAAATAGACAACCAGTATTTCCTTGAACCGGGCGATTTGCGTGTGCGCTCGGAGCTGGTCAATATCGTTGGCGAGGTTTTAGGCGGTTATCCCGGATTGGACGGCATTATCTTCGATTATATACGCTATCCGGATAAGAACCCCGCCTATGGATATACCCGGATGAATATCGACCGGTTCAAAAACACTACCGGTGAGAAAACCGTTGTTGAAGGAAGCGCGGCCTGGAATGATTGGAAGAGGATGCAGGTGACCGGGCTGCTTAAACGCCTGGTTAAGGAATCCCGCAGGCTGCGGCCGGATATCCGGGTGGAGGCCACAGGTTGCGCGCCTTATTCCCGCGCGTATCTTGAGGCTTTTCAGGACTGGCCGTCCTGGCTGGAAAACAAGGTGGTTGATTCGGTCACTGTGATGACTTATGCCCGGACATCCGCGGAATTCGAGAAAGTGGTTTTGGACGCTAAAAAGAGGGTCAAAGATTTCAAAAAAACCAATATCGCTGTCGGCGCCTATGCATTGGGAAATTCTCCGGATATCTTCTTTGAACAGTTGCGCATCTGCTCGGAAGCCAAGCCATATGCCTGCGCCATACTGCACTATGGAAGCCTGCTGGAAAACCCCGGCCTGAACGGTTTATTGACCGGGGACGTTAAAACTCCTTAA
- a CDS encoding response regulator: protein MAKMKVLIIDDEADIRERLKNILERKGYSVFTAADGVDGLAIVKETIIDIIYCDIVMPRMDGIEFLDNVRKFNPRAEVIMVTGCSTMERCVASIEKSACAYLIKPLRVSDILESLSKAVRRICEKEEMICAAFVPVRHPKNQAARSI, encoded by the coding sequence ATGGCTAAAATGAAGGTATTGATCATCGACGATGAAGCTGACATCCGGGAAAGGCTTAAGAATATCCTTGAGCGCAAAGGGTATTCGGTTTTTACCGCGGCAGACGGGGTGGATGGCTTGGCGATAGTCAAAGAGACCATAATCGACATAATCTACTGCGATATCGTTATGCCCCGTATGGACGGCATTGAATTCCTGGATAATGTCCGGAAATTCAATCCCCGGGCCGAAGTGATAATGGTCACCGGCTGTTCCACCATGGAAAGGTGCGTCGCTTCGATCGAAAAAAGCGCCTGCGCCTACCTGATCAAGCCTTTGCGGGTGTCGGATATCCTGGAAAGCCTTTCCAAGGCGGTCAGGAGGATCTGCGAGAAGGAAGAGATGATCTGCGCCGCTTTTGTCCCGGTAAGGCATCCGAAGAACCAGGCTGCGCGCAGTATCTAA
- a CDS encoding TMEM165/GDT1 family protein, producing MAAFIASFIFVVLAEMGDKTQLLAMAFASRYSARKVLIAVFLATVINHGLAVVVGHFLSVALPMKLISFVASLSFIGFGIWTLRGDKLNGEDKKESRFGPVLTVGIAFFLAEMGDKTQLATVALAVEYKNMINVLMGTTLGMVVADAIGIIAGTVMRKHVPEKIIKWVSAAIFILFGIAGMIKAVR from the coding sequence ATGGCGGCGTTCATCGCATCATTCATATTCGTGGTCCTGGCTGAGATGGGGGATAAGACCCAGTTGTTGGCTATGGCCTTTGCCAGCCGTTACAGCGCCAGGAAAGTCTTGATCGCGGTATTCCTGGCTACGGTCATCAATCACGGGCTTGCCGTGGTTGTGGGGCATTTTTTGAGCGTGGCCCTGCCGATGAAGCTGATCTCTTTTGTCGCCTCGCTGTCGTTCATCGGGTTCGGCATCTGGACTTTGCGCGGGGATAAGCTGAACGGAGAGGATAAGAAGGAAAGCAGATTCGGGCCTGTGCTTACCGTAGGCATAGCTTTTTTTCTGGCGGAGATGGGTGATAAAACCCAGTTGGCCACCGTAGCGTTGGCTGTAGAATATAAAAATATGATCAACGTGCTTATGGGCACTACTTTGGGTATGGTAGTGGCTGACGCCATAGGCATAATCGCCGGCACTGTGATGCGTAAGCACGTGCCGGAAAAGATCATTAAATGGGTATCCGCGGCGATATTCATTCTTTTCGGGATAGCCGGGATGATCAAGGCCGTTAGATAA
- the gpmA gene encoding 2,3-diphosphoglycerate-dependent phosphoglycerate mutase: MKKLVLIRHGESVWNKENRFTGWTDVDLSEKGRQEAKKAGEALKKEGFTFDVAYTSVLKRAVRTLWSVLDEMDLMWIPVYNSWRLNERHYGGLQGLNKSEMASKYGEAQVLIWRRSYDIRPPDLEKTDDRYPGKDRRYADMDPKDVPVAECLKDTVARFLPYWHEEIAPAIKSGKKVIIAAHGNSLRALVKYLDNISDEAIVKLNIPTGLPLVYELDDDLKPVKSYYIGDPEEVKKAMEAVANQGKAGK; encoded by the coding sequence ATGAAGAAATTGGTTTTAATCAGGCACGGGGAAAGTGTCTGGAACAAGGAAAACAGGTTTACCGGCTGGACTGACGTGGATCTCTCTGAAAAGGGCCGTCAGGAAGCGAAAAAAGCGGGTGAGGCGCTGAAAAAGGAAGGTTTTACTTTTGATGTGGCCTATACCTCTGTGTTAAAAAGAGCGGTCCGGACTTTATGGTCGGTGCTGGATGAGATGGACCTGATGTGGATACCGGTCTATAATTCCTGGAGGCTCAACGAAAGGCATTACGGCGGATTGCAGGGATTGAATAAATCCGAGATGGCTTCTAAGTACGGCGAAGCCCAGGTGCTTATCTGGCGCAGGAGTTACGATATCCGGCCTCCGGATCTGGAGAAGACGGATGATAGATACCCGGGTAAGGACAGAAGATACGCGGATATGGATCCCAAGGATGTGCCGGTGGCTGAGTGTTTGAAAGATACGGTAGCCAGGTTCCTGCCTTATTGGCATGAGGAGATCGCTCCGGCGATAAAATCCGGCAAAAAAGTGATCATCGCGGCCCACGGCAACAGCCTGCGCGCGCTGGTTAAATACCTGGATAATATATCCGATGAGGCGATAGTCAAACTGAACATACCCACCGGATTGCCGCTGGTATATGAGCTGGATGATGACCTGAAACCGGTCAAAAGCTATTATATCGGCGACCCGGAAGAAGTAAAAAAGGCGATGGAGGCTGTGGCAAACCAGGGCAAAGCCGGGAAGTAA
- a CDS encoding peptidylprolyl isomerase: protein MDEKIAVLETNQGVIEIKLMPDIAPKACENFIKLIEKGYYNGLIFHRVIKKFMIQGGDPTGTGMGGESVWGKAFEDELSPNVSFDKPGILAMANAGPNTNGSQFFITTVPTPWLNMRHTIFGEVVKGYDVVEKIENAKTLAADKPVSVQKIVKAYIK, encoded by the coding sequence ATGGATGAGAAAATAGCGGTTTTGGAAACTAATCAGGGCGTTATCGAGATAAAGCTTATGCCTGATATCGCGCCTAAGGCCTGCGAGAATTTTATAAAGCTTATAGAGAAAGGGTATTACAATGGTTTGATTTTTCACCGGGTGATCAAAAAATTCATGATCCAGGGCGGAGACCCCACAGGCACGGGCATGGGCGGGGAATCGGTCTGGGGCAAGGCTTTTGAGGACGAGCTCAGCCCTAATGTTTCTTTTGACAAGCCGGGTATACTGGCTATGGCCAACGCCGGCCCGAACACCAATGGCAGCCAGTTCTTCATCACTACTGTGCCGACCCCCTGGCTGAACATGCGTCATACCATTTTCGGGGAAGTGGTCAAAGGTTATGACGTGGTTGAAAAGATCGAAAATGCCAAGACCCTGGCCGCAGACAAGCCTGTATCGGTCCAGAAAATAGTAAAAGCGTATATTAAATAA
- a CDS encoding cold-shock protein has translation MAKGKVKWFSNQKGYGFITPESGADVFVHFSAIQGDGYKSLEEGAEVEFEVENGAKGEQAVNVRKI, from the coding sequence ATGGCAAAAGGCAAAGTAAAGTGGTTTTCAAATCAGAAGGGTTATGGGTTTATTACTCCTGAGTCGGGTGCTGACGTGTTCGTGCATTTTAGCGCTATTCAGGGTGATGGCTATAAATCTTTAGAGGAGGGCGCGGAGGTTGAGTTCGAGGTTGAGAATGGCGCCAAAGGCGAACAGGCTGTTAATGTAAGAAAGATATAA
- a CDS encoding SpoIID/LytB domain-containing protein, whose amino-acid sequence MFKKRFPILLLLIILSLSPFARLSGIARADKPYTGAKSAAYSCNNAEFSQAIGYYKKALSKNDPMAYLNLAVIFKDLERYEQGIGVLKKGLSKFPADMRMRSLLARLYYLSNRLDQSIAMLNRIIRIAPDDLEALIILGLCYAAKKDDAQAERIYKKALLLDKNNIIARISLADLYSRLEKLPEAAEEYRKISIIDSSILRIYRAWAEVLFTIGKYKEAFRVYEKLYSQEPRDKSIEGRLDLIREKLGAEFFAQEKAKRVAAKARKKVMVKPALGAKDMVYVKVGLVHTDGPVEFKCSGGFEIISGAGQVILGNGEDGRIYGITRNSEDKIVISTQGKDDLIADRRVFIRVLSLEATLTLFNVKYGRDNFWANQADRSYRGQIEVNVIPAGLSVINKVSLEEYLYSVVPSEMPASWPKEALKAQAIAARSEALTKLGRHKNEGFDFCPEVHCQVYAGVENESPNTNQVVDETRGLFLTYKGKPVDAIYSSCCGGNTQDNIFSSKEDFPYLCGVMDSVAEQGLDFPFSPYELDTWLKKPPKGLLCDIPEYAANVNFRWVRIYTPEDIQRMLAEVAPGLGKARNIIVVKRNKFGHIDILRITGSKSSYLLKRESNIRKTLGGLRSTVFKVEAEYGKDRKLQKFVIYGAGWGHAVGMCQAGCRGMANQGRGYRDILKHYFTGVNLEKKY is encoded by the coding sequence ATGTTTAAAAAACGCTTTCCTATATTACTGCTGCTTATCATCCTATCTCTCAGTCCATTTGCCCGGCTTTCCGGTATTGCCCGGGCCGATAAGCCGTATACCGGAGCCAAGAGCGCAGCTTATTCCTGCAATAACGCGGAATTTTCCCAGGCCATCGGCTATTACAAAAAGGCGCTGTCTAAAAACGACCCAATGGCCTATCTTAACCTGGCGGTGATCTTTAAAGACTTGGAGCGTTATGAGCAGGGGATCGGCGTCTTAAAAAAAGGATTGTCTAAGTTCCCGGCGGATATGCGCATGCGCTCCCTTTTGGCCAGGTTGTATTATCTGAGCAACCGCCTTGACCAGTCGATCGCAATGCTGAACCGGATAATACGCATCGCCCCTGATGACCTGGAAGCCTTGATCATCCTGGGCTTGTGTTACGCCGCCAAAAAAGACGATGCGCAAGCCGAGAGGATTTATAAAAAGGCGTTGTTGCTGGATAAGAATAACATCATCGCCAGGATATCGTTAGCGGATCTGTATTCCCGCCTGGAAAAACTGCCCGAGGCCGCCGAAGAATACCGCAAGATCAGCATAATCGACTCCAGTATCCTGAGGATCTACCGGGCATGGGCAGAGGTATTGTTCACTATCGGCAAATACAAAGAGGCGTTCAGGGTTTATGAAAAGCTATATTCCCAGGAGCCCCGGGATAAGTCAATAGAGGGAAGGCTTGATCTGATCCGTGAAAAACTGGGCGCGGAATTCTTCGCGCAGGAAAAGGCAAAGCGGGTGGCGGCCAAGGCCAGGAAGAAGGTTATGGTCAAGCCCGCGCTTGGGGCGAAGGATATGGTTTACGTGAAGGTCGGGCTTGTTCATACCGATGGCCCGGTGGAATTCAAATGTTCCGGCGGATTCGAGATTATTTCAGGCGCCGGCCAGGTCATCCTGGGTAACGGCGAGGATGGCCGGATCTACGGTATCACCAGGAACAGCGAGGATAAAATAGTCATTTCCACCCAGGGCAAAGACGACCTGATCGCTGACAGACGCGTATTTATCCGGGTATTAAGTCTTGAAGCGACGCTGACCTTGTTCAATGTAAAATACGGCAGGGATAATTTCTGGGCAAATCAGGCAGACCGCTCTTACCGCGGCCAGATCGAGGTTAACGTCATTCCTGCAGGATTAAGCGTCATCAACAAAGTCAGTCTTGAAGAGTATTTATATAGCGTGGTACCTTCGGAGATGCCGGCCAGTTGGCCTAAAGAGGCGCTTAAGGCCCAGGCGATCGCCGCCCGGTCAGAGGCATTGACCAAGCTGGGCAGGCATAAAAATGAGGGGTTTGATTTCTGCCCGGAGGTGCACTGCCAGGTTTATGCCGGGGTAGAGAATGAATCCCCGAATACCAATCAGGTGGTGGATGAGACCAGGGGATTGTTCCTCACTTATAAAGGCAAGCCGGTGGACGCCATTTATTCCAGCTGCTGCGGCGGCAATACCCAGGATAATATATTCAGCAGCAAAGAAGATTTCCCGTATCTGTGCGGGGTAATGGATTCTGTGGCGGAACAGGGGCTGGATTTCCCATTTTCTCCGTATGAACTGGATACCTGGTTAAAGAAACCCCCGAAAGGCCTGCTTTGCGATATCCCGGAATATGCGGCTAATGTTAATTTCCGTTGGGTCAGGATATATACGCCGGAAGATATCCAGCGGATGCTGGCTGAGGTTGCTCCGGGTTTAGGCAAGGCCAGGAATATCATTGTGGTGAAGCGGAATAAATTCGGGCATATCGACATCCTTAGAATAACAGGGAGCAAATCGTCTTATTTGCTTAAACGCGAATCGAATATCCGCAAAACCCTGGGTGGGTTGCGCAGCACGGTTTTTAAGGTAGAGGCAGAATACGGTAAAGACAGGAAACTCCAGAAGTTCGTGATATACGGGGCAGGTTGGGGCCATGCTGTGGGTATGTGCCAGGCAGGCTGCCGGGGTATGGCTAATCAGGGCAGGGGTTATAGGGATATCCTTAAACATTATTTCACCGGTGTAAATCTGGAAAAGAAGTATTAA
- a CDS encoding NUDIX hydrolase, producing the protein MERSVYKGKLLNLSQKKIKLPNGYIACLEIVKHPGASLIIPFLDKNRIIFLRQYRPVIGSYIYELPAGTLDKGERALDCCRREIVEETGYSAAKFKRLGFIYPVPGYSTEKITIYKAEGLRKTAGNTQQDEVIRSLVFTKSRAVRLFKSGRIVDAKTIAALAMCGWL; encoded by the coding sequence ATGGAAAGATCAGTATACAAGGGAAAGCTTTTGAATCTTTCGCAAAAAAAGATAAAACTCCCTAACGGTTATATTGCCTGCCTTGAGATCGTCAAGCATCCCGGCGCTTCCCTGATAATCCCCTTCCTTGATAAGAACAGAATAATATTTTTAAGACAATACCGGCCGGTTATCGGTTCATATATTTATGAGCTTCCTGCGGGGACGCTGGATAAGGGCGAGCGCGCGCTTGACTGCTGCCGCAGGGAGATCGTTGAAGAGACCGGTTATTCCGCAGCCAAATTTAAAAGGTTAGGCTTTATTTATCCGGTGCCGGGTTATTCCACTGAGAAAATAACCATTTACAAGGCCGAAGGCCTTAGGAAAACAGCCGGGAATACGCAGCAGGATGAGGTCATCCGCAGTTTAGTGTTCACTAAAAGCCGGGCCGTCCGCTTATTTAAGTCCGGCAGGATAGTGGACGCCAAGACTATCGCTGCTCTGGCTATGTGCGGTTGGCTCTAA